Proteins from a single region of Haloplanus sp. GDY1:
- a CDS encoding GMP synthase subunit A, translating to MTRIVVVDNHGQFTHLERRALRDAGVDTEIVDNTTPPADLDADGLVLSGGPDMDRIGRCAEYLELDVPVLGICLGMQIIAAELDGAVGPGDYGGYADVDVRIVDDDDPLVGSLAPETRVWASHADEVTALPAGFTHTAESDVCDIEAMSDPARELYGVQWHPEVAHTAEGEEVFENFIARCR from the coding sequence ATGACCCGGATCGTCGTCGTCGACAACCACGGCCAGTTCACGCACCTGGAGCGGCGGGCGCTCCGCGACGCGGGCGTGGACACCGAAATCGTCGACAACACCACGCCCCCGGCCGACCTCGACGCGGACGGCCTCGTCCTCTCGGGCGGCCCCGACATGGATCGCATCGGACGCTGTGCGGAGTACCTGGAACTGGACGTGCCGGTCCTCGGCATCTGTCTCGGCATGCAGATCATCGCCGCGGAACTCGACGGCGCGGTCGGCCCCGGCGACTACGGCGGCTACGCCGACGTCGACGTCCGCATCGTCGACGACGACGACCCACTCGTCGGGTCGCTCGCCCCCGAGACGCGCGTGTGGGCGAGCCACGCCGACGAGGTGACGGCCCTCCCCGCCGGCTTCACGCACACTGCGGAGAGCGACGTCTGTGACATCGAGGCGATGAGCGATCCGGCGCGGGAACTCTACGGCGTCCAGTGGCACCCCGAAGTCGCCCACACCGCGGAGGGCGAGGAAGTGTTCGAGAACTTCATCGCCCGCTGTCGGTGA
- a CDS encoding DUF192 domain-containing protein — protein sequence MARVIHRDGRVLATDVTVADSVLAKARGLMFRRSFPDGSALVFPFGGVATRTLHMVAVPFDIDALWLRDGRVERVSRLSAWTGLGRAPADTVIELPAGAADGVEAGDAVRVEGAEL from the coding sequence GTGGCCCGGGTGATCCACCGCGACGGCCGCGTTCTCGCCACGGACGTGACCGTCGCCGACTCCGTTCTCGCGAAGGCCCGCGGCCTCATGTTCCGCCGCTCGTTCCCCGACGGCTCGGCCCTCGTCTTCCCCTTCGGCGGCGTCGCGACCCGGACGCTCCACATGGTCGCCGTCCCGTTCGACATCGACGCCCTCTGGCTCCGGGACGGGCGGGTCGAGCGGGTCTCCCGCCTGTCCGCGTGGACGGGGCTCGGGCGTGCGCCCGCCGACACGGTGATCGAACTCCCCGCGGGCGCCGCCGACGGCGTCGAGGCTGGCGACGCGGTGCGGGTCGAGGGTGCGGAGCTTTAA
- a CDS encoding DUF7097 family protein has translation MERTPTGTPVGVDDPYAHAGRCDHLTSDGRCRYALERAGDDPAFAAARREAGYACVAADEDATWRDCPHYRSTTDGRECRRCGLEDVRIAHDDSRPLLEEHHLSYGGSDDPTHEITVALCRWCHAKVHAGWARVDDDAGPDAEALAAREARRSEERREFGFSTAAERADRE, from the coding sequence ATGGAGCGGACGCCGACGGGCACCCCGGTCGGGGTGGACGACCCGTACGCCCACGCCGGGCGGTGTGACCACCTGACCTCGGACGGGCGCTGCCGGTACGCGCTGGAACGCGCCGGCGACGACCCCGCGTTCGCCGCCGCCCGCCGCGAGGCCGGCTACGCCTGCGTCGCCGCCGACGAGGACGCCACGTGGCGGGACTGCCCCCACTACCGCTCGACGACCGACGGCCGGGAGTGCCGGCGGTGCGGGCTGGAGGACGTGCGGATCGCCCACGACGACAGCCGGCCGCTGCTGGAGGAACACCACCTGTCGTACGGCGGGAGCGACGACCCCACCCACGAGATCACGGTCGCGCTGTGTCGCTGGTGTCACGCCAAGGTCCACGCGGGGTGGGCGCGCGTCGACGACGACGCCGGCCCGGACGCCGAGGCCCTCGCCGCCCGCGAGGCGCGCCGGAGCGAGGAGCGACGGGAGTTCGGGTTCTCGACGGCCGCGGAGCGGGCGGATCGGGAGTGA
- a CDS encoding cupin domain-containing protein yields MEIRSSDDAETTEAVPDVHLSQLAAGEKISVQGYTIDPGATVPEHSHPHEQAGFATRGEAVFVVDGEERVVGAGDSYVIPGDEPHAVENRGDEPFEGVDLFSPPRTDPDWQD; encoded by the coding sequence ATGGAGATCCGATCCAGCGACGACGCCGAGACGACCGAAGCGGTCCCCGACGTCCACCTCTCGCAGTTGGCCGCGGGGGAGAAGATCAGCGTCCAGGGGTACACCATCGACCCCGGGGCGACGGTGCCGGAACACAGCCACCCCCACGAGCAAGCCGGCTTCGCCACCCGCGGCGAGGCCGTCTTCGTGGTCGACGGCGAGGAGCGCGTCGTCGGCGCCGGCGACTCCTACGTCATCCCCGGGGACGAACCCCACGCCGTCGAGAACCGCGGCGACGAACCGTTCGAGGGCGTCGACCTCTTCAGCCCGCCCCGGACCGACCCCGACTGGCAGGACTGA
- a CDS encoding DUF2070 family protein, whose translation MTATQSDLAGLSRYIFTAPSWYASLGFALVIAAMAGVAAFDSGGTSPTWRNLLILGRDAWQGIFFIGLPTIIASLGTTGVDRFVGGKLTPNRSSLLALLCELILVAIVTAAGIVSLVTPLGQTFVYDALIIALASIFAFRLLVVMAVSQSSLLIAAVPASLQTVVSALFLFVYSGTVRYLELGGPLVDAYLMPYLSRASEAPPELWVIDANHFLLLGVTCVIYAGAVYTFIRVIDRPWQRSLGVSVLDFIRGFVGHVAEGSRELEDFFEKLGEEAVVPVTVLSFRDDDGAEKARFVLPMIHPGPMGEIGGGNFPVRVAEHTEGLVFPPHATAGHDFNLVTEREVDAILDAIDAAGERLTYDPEATRSVRTESGEASMLGQAFGDDALLVATYAPGFADDVEYGVGLSAAAEARTVGLDDVLLVDAHNSNNGLQGEDLGHVTPGSERAFDMISAAKRAGQRLSEAPRGRVDLGVAWDRTDWDALDGIGPLGVRVAVVEVAGQHTAYVLVDGNNMVPGLRGRVVDAVTTGGSIDAAEVMTTDTHIVNSVEADNQVGAAIDHGEFVALIERLVDEAVADLEPVSAALATERAEVTVFGNDRTETLASHANALVSMGGALAAVIILVAMAVSVLIFFLTG comes from the coding sequence ATGACGGCCACCCAGTCCGACCTCGCGGGGCTGTCGCGGTACATCTTCACCGCCCCGAGCTGGTACGCCAGCCTCGGGTTCGCGCTCGTCATCGCCGCGATGGCGGGGGTCGCCGCCTTCGACTCCGGCGGCACGTCGCCGACGTGGCGAAACCTGCTCATCCTGGGTCGTGACGCCTGGCAGGGCATCTTCTTCATCGGTCTGCCGACGATCATCGCGTCGCTCGGGACGACCGGCGTCGACCGGTTCGTCGGCGGCAAACTCACGCCGAATCGCTCCTCGCTGCTGGCGTTGCTCTGTGAACTCATCCTCGTCGCCATCGTCACCGCGGCGGGCATCGTCTCGCTGGTGACGCCGCTGGGGCAGACCTTCGTCTACGACGCGTTGATCATCGCGCTGGCCTCCATCTTCGCCTTCCGACTGCTGGTGGTCATGGCCGTCTCCCAGTCCTCGCTCCTGATCGCCGCGGTGCCCGCGAGCCTCCAGACGGTCGTCTCCGCGCTCTTCCTGTTCGTCTACAGCGGCACCGTCCGGTATCTGGAACTCGGCGGCCCGCTGGTCGACGCCTACCTGATGCCGTACCTCTCGCGGGCCTCGGAGGCGCCGCCGGAACTGTGGGTCATCGACGCCAACCACTTCCTGCTGCTCGGGGTCACCTGCGTGATCTACGCCGGCGCCGTCTACACGTTCATCCGGGTGATCGACCGGCCGTGGCAGCGCAGCCTCGGCGTGTCCGTCCTCGATTTCATCAGGGGCTTCGTCGGCCACGTCGCCGAGGGCTCCCGGGAACTCGAGGACTTCTTCGAGAAACTCGGGGAGGAGGCCGTCGTCCCCGTGACGGTGCTGTCCTTCCGCGACGACGACGGGGCCGAGAAGGCGCGGTTCGTCCTCCCGATGATCCACCCGGGACCGATGGGGGAGATCGGGGGCGGGAACTTCCCCGTCCGCGTCGCCGAACACACCGAGGGGCTCGTCTTCCCGCCCCACGCCACCGCCGGTCACGACTTCAACCTCGTGACCGAACGCGAAGTCGACGCCATCCTCGACGCCATCGACGCCGCGGGGGAGCGACTCACGTACGACCCGGAGGCGACCCGGAGCGTCCGCACGGAGTCGGGGGAGGCGTCGATGCTCGGCCAGGCCTTCGGCGACGACGCCCTCCTGGTCGCCACCTACGCTCCGGGCTTCGCCGACGACGTGGAGTACGGCGTCGGCCTCTCGGCCGCGGCGGAGGCCCGCACCGTCGGCCTCGACGACGTGCTCCTCGTCGACGCCCACAACTCCAACAACGGCCTCCAGGGCGAGGACCTGGGCCACGTCACGCCGGGCAGCGAGCGCGCGTTCGACATGATCTCGGCGGCGAAGCGGGCGGGCCAGCGGTTGAGCGAGGCGCCGCGCGGTCGTGTCGACCTCGGCGTCGCCTGGGACCGGACGGACTGGGACGCGCTCGACGGCATCGGCCCCCTCGGCGTCCGCGTCGCCGTCGTCGAGGTGGCGGGCCAGCACACGGCGTACGTCCTCGTCGACGGCAACAACATGGTGCCCGGCCTCCGGGGTCGCGTCGTCGACGCGGTGACCACCGGCGGGTCCATCGACGCCGCCGAGGTGATGACGACGGACACCCACATCGTCAACAGCGTCGAGGCGGACAACCAGGTCGGCGCCGCCATCGACCACGGCGAGTTCGTCGCGCTGATCGAGCGCCTGGTCGACGAGGCCGTCGCGGATCTGGAACCGGTGTCGGCGGCTCTGGCGACGGAACGCGCCGAGGTGACGGTCTTCGGCAACGACCGCACGGAGACGCTCGCCAGTCACGCGAACGCGCTCGTCTCGATGGGCGGGGCGCTCGCGGCGGTCATCATCCTCGTCGCGATGGCGGTCAGCGTCCTGATCTTCTTCCTCACAGGCTGA
- a CDS encoding HVO_0649 family zinc finger protein produces the protein MSTTNRSGSTPFGRLRAHYEESRAACPACGHEDTEGEWRVTAAGRRVEYRHRCPSCDAVDTLEFSL, from the coding sequence ATGTCAACCACGAACCGATCCGGCTCGACGCCGTTCGGTCGGCTCCGCGCCCACTACGAGGAGTCGCGGGCGGCGTGTCCGGCCTGCGGTCACGAGGACACCGAGGGGGAGTGGCGCGTGACCGCGGCGGGGCGGCGCGTCGAGTACCGCCACCGCTGTCCGAGCTGTGACGCGGTGGACACGCTCGAATTCAGCCTGTGA
- a CDS encoding polyprenyl synthetase family protein has translation MEYLDRRVGLVNDRLESLVEAVEPPELAAQLDHVALAGGKRVRPAVTVLTCEAVGGSPADAVDFAVGVELVHNASLVIDDIIDRSAVRRGTPSAWEAFGYGPAIVASDGLLGEAFALFSENERAMRIVAEAMVELGEGEATELVARPTDEAEYMELARRKTGVLFRAAAELGAVAGGADAFTVESLGDYAERVGVAFQIRDDVLDATADADDLGKPTGQDAEMDRPSLVQVTDLSPEAANERARRESDRALSALSAADTQDVDAVDYLQDLAEFVVVRER, from the coding sequence ATGGAGTACCTGGATCGCCGCGTCGGGCTGGTGAACGACCGCCTGGAGTCGCTCGTCGAGGCGGTCGAGCCGCCGGAACTCGCGGCGCAACTCGATCACGTCGCCCTGGCCGGCGGGAAGCGGGTCCGGCCGGCGGTGACGGTGCTGACCTGCGAGGCCGTCGGCGGGTCCCCGGCCGACGCCGTCGACTTCGCGGTGGGGGTCGAACTCGTCCACAACGCGTCGCTGGTGATCGACGACATCATCGACCGCTCGGCGGTGCGCCGGGGCACCCCGAGCGCGTGGGAGGCGTTCGGCTACGGGCCGGCCATCGTCGCCAGCGACGGCCTGCTGGGCGAGGCCTTCGCGCTCTTCTCGGAGAACGAGCGGGCGATGCGGATCGTCGCCGAGGCGATGGTCGAACTCGGCGAGGGGGAGGCGACGGAACTGGTCGCCCGCCCGACGGACGAGGCGGAGTACATGGAACTCGCGCGCCGGAAGACGGGCGTCCTCTTTCGCGCGGCGGCGGAACTGGGCGCGGTGGCCGGCGGCGCCGACGCCTTCACCGTCGAGTCACTCGGGGATTACGCCGAACGGGTCGGCGTCGCCTTCCAGATCCGGGACGACGTGCTCGACGCCACCGCCGACGCGGACGACCTCGGGAAGCCGACGGGACAGGACGCGGAGATGGACCGGCCGTCGCTGGTGCAAGTGACTGACCTCTCCCCGGAGGCGGCCAACGAGCGGGCGCGTCGGGAGTCGGATCGGGCGCTCTCGGCGCTCTCGGCGGCCGACACCCAGGACGTCGACGCCGTCGACTACCTGCAGGACCTCGCGGAGTTCGTCGTCGTCCGGGAGCGTTAG
- a CDS encoding zinc ribbon domain-containing protein: MDADDRGCPKCGSTETDVGTISTTGGGLSKMFDIQTNSFRVVSCVDCGYSELYRDAGSRGSDIVDVFLG; encoded by the coding sequence ATGGACGCCGACGACCGCGGCTGCCCGAAGTGTGGCTCCACCGAGACCGACGTGGGGACGATCTCCACCACCGGGGGCGGCCTCAGCAAGATGTTCGACATCCAGACCAACTCCTTCCGGGTGGTGTCGTGTGTCGACTGTGGCTACTCGGAACTCTACCGCGACGCCGGGTCGCGGGGCAGCGACATCGTCGACGTGTTCCTCGGGTGA
- a CDS encoding electron transfer flavoprotein subunit beta/FixA family protein: MKVLVTVKEVAEVADDFEIEGLSVPETFLEYDLNEWDDYAVEAAVRIAEEREEDVEVVAVTVGPERSEETIRMALAKGVDRAVRVWDDALAAAELVDPTATARVIAAVAEAEDPDLVLSGVQAADDGFGATGVALAEHLDYGWAAVVNDLELDGDEAAVRRELEGGVEELTTVPLPAVLTIQTGINEPRYASLRGIRQAQRKELDVRTLGDLGLDPAVLDGDLTLAGMKKPESESDATLFEGSPEETAADLETVLRDAGVGAE, from the coding sequence ATGAAGGTTCTCGTGACCGTCAAGGAGGTCGCCGAAGTCGCCGACGACTTCGAGATCGAGGGGCTGTCCGTCCCGGAGACGTTCCTCGAGTACGACCTCAACGAGTGGGACGACTACGCCGTCGAGGCGGCCGTCCGGATCGCGGAGGAGCGCGAGGAGGACGTGGAGGTCGTCGCCGTCACGGTCGGCCCGGAGCGGAGCGAGGAGACGATCCGCATGGCCCTCGCCAAGGGCGTCGACCGCGCGGTGCGGGTCTGGGACGACGCGCTGGCGGCGGCGGAACTGGTCGATCCGACGGCGACCGCCCGCGTCATCGCGGCCGTCGCGGAGGCCGAGGACCCCGACCTCGTCCTCTCGGGGGTGCAGGCGGCGGACGACGGGTTCGGCGCCACCGGCGTCGCCCTCGCCGAACACCTCGATTACGGGTGGGCCGCGGTCGTGAACGACCTCGAACTCGACGGCGACGAGGCCGCCGTCCGCCGGGAACTCGAGGGCGGCGTCGAGGAACTCACGACCGTCCCCCTCCCCGCCGTCCTCACGATCCAGACGGGGATCAACGAGCCGCGGTACGCGAGTCTGCGGGGGATCCGCCAGGCACAGCGCAAGGAACTCGACGTCCGGACCCTCGGCGACCTGGGGCTCGATCCGGCGGTGCTGGACGGCGACCTGACGCTCGCGGGGATGAAGAAACCCGAGAGCGAGTCCGACGCCACGCTGTTCGAGGGGAGCCCCGAGGAGACGGCCGCGGATCTGGAGACCGTCCTGCGGGACGCGGGGGTGGGCGCCGAATGA
- a CDS encoding NAD(P)/FAD-dependent oxidoreductase yields the protein MTLATAPGYDADRVTARGDHAVVVGAGVAGLLAARVLADAFDAVTVLERDPPPAGPVARRGVPQARHIHVMLEAGRATLEALFPGYCRDLLDAGGLELDGARDVRFYAEGGFLADGPRCRPQYAATRPLYEWLLRRRVVALDGVRIRSGCHVTDYRTDGRAVTGVVLRTETGTERLDADLTVDASGRASRTPAWLADSGYAPPAVDEVRIDLAYSTALVRRPSADRRAFVVTPDPSCPRAASVLPVEGNRWIVTVGGVHGDRPPTDPAGVVAFAAGLPIPHVRRVLETREWVDEDVAHYPFPTNRRHRYECLDRLPAGLLVVGDAVASFNPLYAQGMSVAALEARHLHDALATTDRPLAPAVARRVGGVVDTAWLLAVGADCRFPETTGPRPRGAALVNRYLSRLTRRAHADGVLREALFRVLSMERPPTTLVHPRLAWRVLAPAGRP from the coding sequence ATGACGCTCGCGACCGCCCCGGGGTACGACGCGGACCGGGTGACGGCGCGTGGCGACCACGCGGTGGTGGTGGGTGCGGGCGTGGCCGGGCTCCTCGCCGCGCGCGTCCTCGCCGACGCGTTCGACGCCGTCACCGTCCTCGAACGCGACCCGCCGCCGGCGGGGCCGGTCGCCCGCCGTGGCGTGCCCCAGGCCCGCCACATCCACGTCATGCTGGAGGCCGGACGAGCCACGCTAGAGGCGTTGTTTCCGGGCTACTGTCGGGACCTGCTCGACGCCGGCGGCCTGGAACTCGACGGCGCGCGCGACGTCCGTTTCTACGCCGAGGGCGGCTTCCTCGCCGACGGCCCGCGATGCCGCCCCCAGTACGCCGCGACGCGGCCGCTCTACGAGTGGCTGCTCCGCCGACGGGTCGTCGCGCTGGACGGCGTCCGGATCCGGTCCGGCTGTCACGTGACCGACTACCGCACGGACGGACGGGCGGTAACCGGCGTCGTCCTCCGGACCGAAACGGGGACGGAGCGCCTCGACGCCGACCTGACCGTCGACGCCAGCGGGCGGGCGAGTCGGACGCCGGCGTGGTTGGCCGACAGCGGCTACGCGCCCCCCGCCGTCGACGAGGTTCGGATCGACCTGGCCTACAGCACGGCGCTCGTGCGCCGGCCGTCGGCCGACCGCCGCGCGTTCGTCGTGACGCCGGACCCCTCGTGTCCGCGCGCGGCCAGCGTCCTGCCCGTGGAGGGGAATCGCTGGATCGTGACCGTCGGCGGCGTCCACGGCGACCGCCCGCCGACCGACCCGGCGGGCGTCGTGGCGTTCGCCGCGGGCCTGCCGATCCCGCACGTCCGCCGGGTGCTGGAGACGCGGGAGTGGGTCGACGAGGACGTCGCCCACTACCCCTTCCCGACGAACCGCCGGCACCGCTACGAGTGCCTCGATCGGTTGCCGGCTGGCCTGCTCGTCGTCGGCGACGCCGTCGCGAGTTTCAACCCGCTCTACGCACAGGGGATGTCCGTGGCCGCACTCGAGGCGCGTCACCTCCACGACGCGCTCGCGACGACGGACCGACCCCTCGCGCCGGCGGTCGCCCGCCGGGTCGGCGGCGTCGTCGACACGGCGTGGCTGCTCGCGGTCGGCGCCGACTGCCGGTTCCCGGAGACGACCGGCCCGCGACCCCGCGGGGCCGCCCTCGTGAACCGGTACCTGTCGCGTTTGACCCGCCGCGCCCACGCCGACGGCGTCCTGCGGGAGGCGCTGTTTCGCGTCCTCTCGATGGAGCGTCCGCCGACGACGCTGGTTCACCCGCGGCTCGCGTGGCGCGTGCTCGCACCGGCCGGGCGCCCGTAG
- a CDS encoding electron transfer flavoprotein subunit alpha/FixB family protein, which produces MSDGDVLAVAEHRRGDLRPVSFELIAAGRDLAEDLGGDLHVAVIGGDVDGLAERLNRAGVEAIHTVPEGEEFNHDVYAAATTALFESLEPSVLLLPNSVNGLDYAPAVATRLSTPLVSDAVGLTVEDDLVVTREMYGSKVETTVEVAADPVALTIRGGEWPAAEEPGDAEITPFEVDVGDLRSTVRGFEEVGAGDVDISEAEFIVSVGRGIEEEENLELVEELADALDATLAASRPIVDNGWLPKNRQVGQSGKVVTPKVYLALGISGAVQHVAGMKGADTIIAVNTDPDAPIFDIADYGVVDDLFEVVPELIERFE; this is translated from the coding sequence ATGAGCGACGGCGACGTCCTCGCGGTCGCGGAACACCGCCGCGGCGACCTCCGGCCGGTGAGCTTCGAACTGATCGCGGCCGGGCGCGACCTGGCGGAGGACCTCGGCGGCGACCTGCACGTCGCGGTGATCGGCGGCGACGTGGACGGCCTCGCCGAGCGCCTGAACCGCGCGGGCGTCGAGGCGATACACACCGTGCCCGAGGGCGAGGAGTTCAACCACGACGTGTACGCGGCGGCGACGACGGCGCTGTTCGAGTCGCTGGAGCCGAGCGTCCTCCTCCTGCCCAACAGCGTCAACGGCCTCGACTACGCGCCGGCGGTCGCGACGCGGCTCTCGACCCCGCTGGTCAGCGACGCGGTCGGGCTGACGGTCGAGGACGACCTCGTCGTCACCCGCGAGATGTACGGCTCGAAGGTGGAGACGACCGTCGAGGTGGCGGCCGACCCCGTCGCCCTGACGATCCGGGGCGGCGAGTGGCCGGCGGCCGAGGAGCCCGGCGACGCCGAGATCACCCCCTTCGAGGTCGACGTCGGCGACCTCCGCTCGACGGTACGGGGGTTCGAGGAGGTCGGCGCCGGCGACGTGGACATCAGCGAGGCGGAGTTCATCGTCTCGGTCGGCCGCGGCATCGAGGAGGAGGAGAACCTGGAACTCGTCGAGGAGCTAGCCGACGCCCTCGACGCGACGCTCGCGGCCTCGCGGCCCATCGTCGACAACGGCTGGCTGCCGAAAAACCGGCAGGTCGGACAGTCGGGCAAGGTGGTGACGCCGAAGGTGTACCTCGCGCTGGGTATCTCCGGGGCGGTCCAGCACGTCGCGGGCATGAAGGGCGCGGACACGATCATCGCGGTCAACACGGACCCCGACGCCCCCATCTTCGACATCGCCGACTACGGCGTCGTCGACGACCTGTTCGAGGTCGTCCCGGAACTGATCGAGCGCTTCGAATAG
- a CDS encoding DUF373 family protein gives MLLVLCVDLDDDLGRKTGIETPVVGRDAVRDAAVALATTDPEDSDVNVMFQGLHVLDDLRAEESEEVEVAAVTGVQGSEVRATRAVGEEVDRVLAELATGESVRAIVITDGAQDESVLPVIRSRVPIDSVRRVVVRQAQNLESMYYTMKQVLADPETRGTLLVPLGILLLIYPFVTIATFFDVPGAAVLGLISALLGLYTLFRGLGLESTVDEAADRVRNVLYAGRVTIITYVVAAALLIVGGAEGVSTLRTVEAGIAGDPTAVTVLAALVNGAIRWFAAAGITSSLGQVTDEYLADRFKWRYLNAPFYVAAIAVVLYAVSGFLLPPVAGVTTLTLTDLAVALTVGTLLGVLSTLTFAIAESRFPTGVDPA, from the coding sequence GTGCTCCTGGTGCTCTGTGTGGACCTCGACGACGACCTCGGCCGCAAGACCGGCATCGAGACGCCGGTCGTCGGTCGGGACGCCGTCAGGGACGCCGCCGTCGCCCTCGCCACCACCGACCCCGAGGACTCCGACGTGAACGTCATGTTCCAGGGGTTGCACGTCCTCGACGACCTCCGCGCGGAGGAGAGCGAGGAGGTGGAGGTGGCCGCGGTCACGGGCGTCCAGGGCAGCGAGGTCCGGGCTACCCGCGCCGTCGGGGAGGAGGTCGACCGGGTGCTGGCCGAACTCGCGACCGGCGAGTCCGTCCGGGCCATCGTCATCACCGACGGGGCACAGGACGAGTCGGTGCTCCCCGTCATCCGCTCGCGGGTCCCCATCGACAGCGTCCGCCGGGTGGTCGTCCGACAGGCCCAGAACCTGGAGTCGATGTACTACACGATGAAGCAGGTGCTCGCGGATCCCGAAACCCGCGGGACGCTGCTGGTGCCGCTCGGCATCCTCCTGTTGATCTACCCCTTCGTCACCATCGCCACCTTCTTCGACGTGCCCGGCGCGGCCGTCCTCGGCCTCATCTCCGCGCTGCTCGGCCTCTACACGCTGTTCCGCGGGCTCGGCCTCGAATCGACGGTCGACGAGGCCGCCGACCGGGTGCGGAACGTCCTCTACGCCGGCCGGGTGACGATCATCACGTACGTCGTCGCGGCGGCGCTGTTGATCGTCGGCGGGGCCGAGGGCGTCTCGACGCTGCGGACCGTCGAGGCCGGCATCGCGGGCGACCCGACGGCGGTGACGGTGCTCGCGGCCCTCGTCAACGGCGCGATCCGGTGGTTCGCCGCGGCGGGGATCACCAGCAGTCTCGGCCAGGTGACCGACGAGTACCTCGCCGATCGGTTCAAGTGGCGCTACCTCAACGCCCCGTTCTACGTCGCCGCCATCGCCGTCGTCCTCTACGCCGTCTCGGGGTTCCTGCTCCCGCCGGTCGCGGGCGTGACCACGCTCACGCTGACCGACCTCGCGGTGGCGCTCACGGTCGGGACGCTGCTCGGCGTCCTCAGCACCCTCACCTTCGCCATCGCGGAGTCGCGGTTCCCGACGGGCGTCGATCCGGCCTAA
- a CDS encoding helix-turn-helix transcriptional regulator: protein MRIAAPLLALLVLLAGALPAVALAETGGSATADAGDVAPSSAAERPALAGPPLARIDEPVVTEFYIAPDPDGSARWNVSVRYNLSTEADRAAFDRYGRAFEAGDAGVGIGGPFFRTLAGEASRATGREMAIRNLSRNATVHNGTGVLSITFTWTNFVTATESGFIVEDAVLMPDNRTWLASIGPSQRLVVETPADYQVTDTRFGLDNGSVVIQGPHTFREPLTISYQRTATEEPEPEGPPWSLIGGALLVGLGLVAAAVYARRRGDGAAAPATTPDEGADAPPEESSTADAEPREADAADSTTDDSVTDDSATDDSVTDDSAADDSAADDGVDPSLLSDEERVERLLDENGGRMKQARIVRETGWSDAKVSQLLSTMADEGRIEKLRLGRENLISLPDEDAET from the coding sequence ATGCGGATCGCCGCGCCCCTCCTCGCCCTCCTGGTCCTTCTGGCCGGGGCCCTCCCCGCGGTGGCACTCGCCGAGACCGGCGGGTCCGCCACCGCGGACGCGGGAGACGTCGCCCCGTCGTCCGCCGCCGAGCGCCCGGCACTCGCGGGGCCACCCCTCGCTCGCATCGACGAACCGGTCGTCACCGAGTTCTACATCGCCCCCGACCCCGACGGGAGCGCCCGGTGGAACGTCTCGGTTCGATACAACCTCTCTACCGAGGCCGACCGGGCCGCCTTCGACCGGTACGGACGGGCGTTCGAGGCCGGCGACGCCGGCGTAGGGATCGGCGGCCCCTTCTTCCGGACGCTCGCCGGCGAGGCGAGTCGGGCGACCGGCCGGGAGATGGCGATCAGGAACCTCAGCCGGAACGCCACCGTCCACAACGGCACCGGCGTCCTCAGCATCACCTTCACCTGGACGAACTTCGTCACCGCCACCGAGAGCGGCTTCATCGTCGAGGACGCGGTGTTGATGCCCGACAACCGGACGTGGCTCGCCTCCATCGGCCCGTCGCAGCGACTGGTCGTCGAGACGCCCGCCGACTACCAGGTGACTGACACGCGATTCGGTCTCGACAACGGGTCGGTCGTCATCCAGGGCCCCCACACCTTCCGCGAACCGCTCACCATCTCCTACCAGCGGACCGCGACCGAGGAGCCGGAGCCGGAGGGGCCGCCCTGGTCGCTGATCGGCGGCGCCCTGCTGGTGGGGCTGGGACTCGTCGCCGCCGCCGTCTACGCCCGCCGCCGCGGCGACGGGGCGGCGGCACCGGCGACGACGCCCGACGAGGGGGCCGACGCGCCGCCCGAGGAGTCGTCGACGGCCGATGCGGAGCCGCGCGAGGCCGACGCCGCCGACTCGACGACCGACGACTCGGTGACCGACGACTCGGCGACCGACGACTCGGTGACCGACGACTCGGCGGCCGACGACTCGGCGGCCGACGACGGCGTCGACCCCTCCCTGCTCTCGGACGAGGAGCGAGTCGAGCGCCTCCTCGACGAGAACGGCGGGCGGATGAAGCAGGCACGGATCGTCCGGGAGACGGGGTGGTCCGACGCCAAGGTGTCCCAGTTGCTCTCGACGATGGCCGACGAGGGACGGATCGAGAAGCTCCGGCTCGGGCGCGAGAACCTCATCTCGCTGCCCGACGAGGACGCCGAGACGTAG